The Tolypothrix sp. PCC 7712 region TGATTGTTATGCAGGGCAACTGAATCAAGTATTTATGAACATTATCGCCAATGCTATTGATGCTTTAGATGAATATAATCAGCAGCGTTCATTGGCAGAAATTAAGCAGCAACCAAGCCGCATAGAAATTCGTACTACTATGATTGACAAGAATCAAGTAGCTATCCACATTGCAGATAACGGCCCTGGTATAAATCAAGAAGTCCTAGAAAAACTATTTCAACCATTTTTTACCACCAAATCTTCTGGTAAAGGCACTGGATTAGGCTTATCAATCAGCCACCAGATTATTGTCGAAAAACATGGTGGCTGTCTCTATTGTAAATCGACACCTGGACAGGGAACAGAATTTATCATTCAAATTCCCATTCATCAAAAAGTTAGTCGAGTGGCTTAGTCGTCAAGAGTCAAGAGTCAAGAGTCAAAGGTCAAGAGTCAAAAGTTATTCCTCGTTGTCTCCATTCCCCAACCAGCTAAGGCAACCAAAAGTCAGGTAGGGTAGATTTGCCCAATTGACGGACTGTTTGATTGAGCGATCGCGCTGCTTGTATGTGGGGTTCATCTGCTTCTACTGGTAAAATCTTAGCTGGCTGACCTGCTCCTAAATAAGAAATTACCGAATTTGCTGCAGCTAAACCAGTGACATACGCCTTTTCCTGCGACCATGAACCATGAGGGGTGACAATCCAATCACCACTCATAAACACATTAGTAAAAGTAGTTGTAGCTGGTAACATATAGCGATAACTCCCTGGTGCAAAATGAGTCACTGCATTTGGCAGGCGAATTACACTTTTATCAATCACCTTTGCTTCTCGAAATGCTGGGATACAAGTTGTTAAATAACGCTGAACAATAGGCACAATTTCCTCATCACTTAAATTGAGGAATTGATTGCCATGATAAAAATCAGCTTCAATTACTGTTCCTGGTTCATTTTTATATTCATCATGGATGGCGTTTAAATCAAAAAATGTCCATCCTGTAGTTGCATCAAACCCAAAACAAGCATTAGAAGGGCGAGGAATATCAATTTTGCGGTCAAACCATAAGCGAGTCGCTAAAACATCAATTGCTCCTAAATTATTTAAATTACGAAATTCTTCACGATTTTGTAAGCTGGGGCTATTAGCAACTATTTTCTTCATGCCAGTGATACCAACAGCAAAAATTACAGCATCGGCATCAAAAACCTCATCGCCACAAACTACACCTGTGGCTCGATTATTACTATCTACAATTACATCAGTAACTCGTTTTTGAGATAATACTTTTGCGCCTGCTTTTTCAATAAGGTTTACCCAAGGACTAAATATTTTTTCGCCAACAGTTCCTCGACACCAAACAACATCAAAATCAGCTTGATGTGCCAAAATAAAAAAGTACAACATTCCTAATGTAGCTGCGGCTGAACATTGTTCGCCAGGGGCAAATAAACCTACCAATAACATCGGTTCAAAAGCTTCTTTATAAAGTCGCGCCGAAACCCCAAAATCTTTGAATAATTCCCGGGCTGTGACAAAATCATAACGCCGCCAAGCATCGGGAGAATTATCAAAATCAACTACAGCATAAAGTAAAGGTAACGCACTTAAACGGTCAATTAATGGTAAACGTTGAAATTTAGTGTACAGAAAAGTTCCTAAAGGAGTGGGTAGCCTGGGTAAGTCTTGAAAAATTGGTGATTCTACTTCTAATCCTGCAGGAGAATATTGAGCAGAACGAGTCCAAGTTGTAAAAGGATTAATTCCTAATTCATTAATGAGGGCAAAAATATTTCTGTAAGGATACCAAAAGCCATGTATACCCGCTTCCACAGAACTTCCGGCGGCTGTTTTCCAACCAGCAACTAATCCCCCAGGATAAGGCCCGGCTTCTAGAAGCGTCACATCATATCCTTGTTTTGCCAGATGGTAGGTAGCCCCTAAACCAGCCCAACCTGCACCTACAACGACTACCCGTTTTTGTTTTGACTCTGCTTTCATTGTGCAGTCCAGCCTCCGATTATTGCTATCTATAATTAAATTTAAAGTATTTGTAAACCGATGCTTACATTGCATCGTAAAATTACTGACAAATGCTAATTATATTTGCCTATACCAGCCAAAACAATTAGATTATTAGCACGGTTGTTATAATAAACAACCGCGATTTTAATGAATTTTTAAATTAAAAATTACTTTGATAATTATTTTATGTATTTTAAATAAATTAAAGTAGATATAACAGCACTTGCACTTAATAGTTGGTTAAGAGTATAACAGAAAAAATAGCTAGCTATTGATTAAGAATCTTATTATGACTCAATTAGAAAAATCTAGAAATAGCCTAAGTGACTTTCAGTTGCGGGATGGTATTTATTTTCCCAAAAATTATGAACAGTTAAATAGCACTGAACATAAACAAAAATGGGATGCAATTGGTAAGACTTATTATGGTTCTCAAAAAATTGAGCAGCTTCCCGAAACATCAGCTATTAAACAAGATTACACTTTGCTAGGTGGCAAACCAGGCGGTACATGGAATAAATTTCCTGAAAATAAATCTGTTGGTTCTATTCTAGAAATTGGTTGTGGTTATGGACGCGCTCCATTGCACCTTTCAAAAGATAAAAATCTGAGATGTGAAAAATATTATGCTATTGATATTTCCGAATCTTTACTCAGGAGATTAATTAAAGTAAAACAAGAATACGATTTTTTCCCTGGTGCGGAATTCAATATAATTTGTAACTCAGCAGAAATTTTACCATTAGCGGATAATTCTGTGGACTTAGTGATTTCTAATTGTGTTTTTATGCACATTCCAGATGCACAATTAAGAAACTTATTATCTGAGATATTTCGTATCCTTAAACCAGGTGGCAGTTTTGTATTTAATCATTCCTTTCATAACAAAGATTGTCCGTCCCATATTATCCATAATTTCATTAGAAATCTCAATGTATTTAGCCGGAATCCTATTTATCTCAAGCAATATTCAGCTAGAGAAATAGCAGAAATGTTGAATGATGCGGGTATCAAAGAAAAGTGTCCGCAATATACAGTGGAACATACAACAGAATATGCAATTTTACCAGAAACTATCAAAGGTATTCCATTACCATTTGCAAAAGCATTTAATAGAAGCTTAAAGCCTTCAGATGCTTGGAAAGAAACTTTAGCTTATGGTTTTAGCGCCTATAGCAATCCGCTAGCATAGTAGTAAATGAAATATTTTGCATTATGGGGAAACCACTGGTTAACAATGGTTTCCTTTTTTATTTCAATTTTATGAGCCAATGTCAAAATTCAAAAATCAAGGTAACGAACTATTGATAATAGGTTTGATTTTTGAATTGTTACCTGCCTATTATTTGTGAATTAAGCTGTGATTTAGATAAATATTATTTAGAGCATTTCTCAAATTGCTATTGTGGAGAAGCGATGCTCTAAACGAGTCAGACGTTCTGAATAATTTTTTATAACTTGCAGCGCAAATACTGGAGTTTCTTGAACCGCAAAAATAAATCTTTGTTCATTTAGAAAAGCAAGCTGAACATCGGTTTTGGCAATAGCTGTATAAGTTCTATTTTTTATGCCTACAAGTACGCCTATACCAAAAACTTCTCCTGGATGAATTGTTTCTATCAGCTTATTATTGATGAATATTTGAACCTCTCCTTGGATGATGCCATACATAAAATCACCCGGCTGTCCTTCTCCAAAGACTACTTGTCCTGCTGAAAATACTTGAGGATCAGGTTGTTTTTGGAAGATGCTGATTGTTTGTACAGGACTTAACATAAAAAAGCTCCTAATGCTCCGTTTCTAAGCCTATGTGTGGCATTGTAATTCTCTCTGTCACAAATGTATATAGGCATCCGATTTGATTTGTGAAAAAATATTAGTAACGCACGCACAGCATTGCTCCAGGCGCGTTACGCTATCGCTAACACAGCCTACATGAATTTTGGCAATCAGAAAACCAATCTTAGGAGGTATTGTAAAAATATACTCTCTATGAATTTTACAAATGCTCTCTGAATCAGATACAAGGAGATAAAAAGAATCACAAGTCTAGTGAATAGTTATTGCACTTTAAATAATTGCTCAAGATTTTCTAGCTAGCTGTGATGCTATCAATCACAATATAACCTTGGAAAAATATCTCTTTAGCCTCTAGCATTCAACGAAAATTTTTATATACAGTGGTAGTGAAATTTACCAATTTGTTCGCTATCTTCAAATAGAGTAGAGTGCAATATTAATTAATGTACAATGGATGACTCAATATTTATTATATTTCTTAGCTTTGGGTTTCTCTGGCTGGTAATGGGAGTTATAGGTTGGATGGCTTTTCTGAAATCTGAAGGCGAAGAGATTAAATTTGGTAAGTGGGGACTATTAGTTGCTATTCCAATTTTGATACCGATAATTATTACATTGATTATTGGTGCACTGTACCACTAATTGCAGCATTAATTATTAACTATCGTTTAAAAATATGGTGTGTTGAAGAGGATTCTAATGCACCATTAAAGCGATTAATGTTGATGCTAAGTACTCTACCACTGTGGGAGTAAATATAATTTTTTAGGACTTCTTCGGGAATTACAGCAGACTGTAAGTATTTTGACTTACGCATAGCGGTACTAGCCTTATAAAAACCAAGGTAACCAGAGAATAAGAACCACAAATATGCAATTTAAAAAATATGAAATAATGATTCAAATATCATCATATTATAATAATTTTCTCTTCATTTTGATATGAGCAATATCTGCTTCCATAAAGACTTCTCCTTCTGGTATAAAACCTAAATTATCATATAAACCTTGGATATATTTTTGAGCATGAACTATAACTTCTGGAATATGCTGATGAGCAATAATTTCTATTGCTTTTTCCATAAGTTGTTTACCAATACCTTTACCTCTAGCTTTGCTTAAAACGGCAAGTCTTTCTATTTTGGCAATTTTATTATCTAAATATCTAATTCTGGTAGTACCGACAGCTTCTTGATTTAAATAAGCAATTAAATGGTCACATATTTCATCTTTACCATCAAACTCTAAAGCAGCTTCTACTCCTTGTTCTTCCTGAAATACAGCGATTCTAATTGCTTTAATTGCTGCAAATTCTTCAGGAGACTCAACAATTTTGATAATTAAATCTTTGTTGATCATTTCGCTGCGCCTCTGCGGTTCGATGAAAAAGTAAGTAGGGCATCTGCCCTACCTTCTTTTATAATTTAATCTGCGCCTTCAATTGGTGCAAAACCTTGGCGTTGAATATTTTCGGTGATGGTGCGCGGTTCTAGGAACTGTAGCAGGTAATCGGGGCCACCTGCTTTAGAACC contains the following coding sequences:
- a CDS encoding GNAT family N-acetyltransferase is translated as MINKDLIIKIVESPEEFAAIKAIRIAVFQEEQGVEAALEFDGKDEICDHLIAYLNQEAVGTTRIRYLDNKIAKIERLAVLSKARGKGIGKQLMEKAIEIIAHQHIPEVIVHAQKYIQGLYDNLGFIPEGEVFMEADIAHIKMKRKLL
- a CDS encoding FAD-dependent oxidoreductase, whose protein sequence is MKAESKQKRVVVVGAGWAGLGATYHLAKQGYDVTLLEAGPYPGGLVAGWKTAAGSSVEAGIHGFWYPYRNIFALINELGINPFTTWTRSAQYSPAGLEVESPIFQDLPRLPTPLGTFLYTKFQRLPLIDRLSALPLLYAVVDFDNSPDAWRRYDFVTARELFKDFGVSARLYKEAFEPMLLVGLFAPGEQCSAAATLGMLYFFILAHQADFDVVWCRGTVGEKIFSPWVNLIEKAGAKVLSQKRVTDVIVDSNNRATGVVCGDEVFDADAVIFAVGITGMKKIVANSPSLQNREEFRNLNNLGAIDVLATRLWFDRKIDIPRPSNACFGFDATTGWTFFDLNAIHDEYKNEPGTVIEADFYHGNQFLNLSDEEIVPIVQRYLTTCIPAFREAKVIDKSVIRLPNAVTHFAPGSYRYMLPATTTFTNVFMSGDWIVTPHGSWSQEKAYVTGLAAANSVISYLGAGQPAKILPVEADEPHIQAARSLNQTVRQLGKSTLPDFWLP
- a CDS encoding cyclic nucleotide-binding domain-containing protein; this translates as MLSPVQTISIFQKQPDPQVFSAGQVVFGEGQPGDFMYGIIQGEVQIFINNKLIETIHPGEVFGIGVLVGIKNRTYTAIAKTDVQLAFLNEQRFIFAVQETPVFALQVIKNYSERLTRLEHRFSTIAI
- a CDS encoding class I SAM-dependent methyltransferase, which encodes MTQLEKSRNSLSDFQLRDGIYFPKNYEQLNSTEHKQKWDAIGKTYYGSQKIEQLPETSAIKQDYTLLGGKPGGTWNKFPENKSVGSILEIGCGYGRAPLHLSKDKNLRCEKYYAIDISESLLRRLIKVKQEYDFFPGAEFNIICNSAEILPLADNSVDLVISNCVFMHIPDAQLRNLLSEIFRILKPGGSFVFNHSFHNKDCPSHIIHNFIRNLNVFSRNPIYLKQYSAREIAEMLNDAGIKEKCPQYTVEHTTEYAILPETIKGIPLPFAKAFNRSLKPSDAWKETLAYGFSAYSNPLA